From the Conger conger chromosome 14, fConCon1.1, whole genome shotgun sequence genome, one window contains:
- the si:dkey-78k11.9 gene encoding P2Y purinoceptor 1 — translation MWRITMTNITCGNINQNFTHIFLPTVYVLVFITGLLANYFGLKSVWRSWMKLGNINIFVLNLGVADLLYVFTLPFLVVYYAKSSKWIFGSLFCKVTRFVFNLNLYGSIGFLTCISIYRYLGIVHPLKVMGRINTRLSVAISILVWLLVIIQILPDMFFEKTPRNSTDSCYDTTSKHLTRDYLPYSASWTFTGFCVPLLIILGCYGHVAVVLASNENVDALLKQRCLKLVVVLVVLFSVCFIPYHILRNLNLMTRIMKYDGTCEEIFKHIYVAYQVSRGLACMNSAINPLIYLLVSDDFLPRLNVIRNRKRKPREPDFIPMTIRENVI, via the coding sequence ATGTGGAGGATCACAATGACCAACATCACCTGTGGGAACATAAACCAAAATTTTACGCATATATTCTTACCGACGGTGTACGTTTTGGTGTTTATAACAGGTTTGCTTGCCAATTATTTTGGTTTAAAGTCAGTGTGGAGGAGCTGGATGAAACTTGGGAACATCAACATTTTTGTACTAAACCTGGGAGTTGCAGACCTGTTATATGTATTCACGTTGCCGTTCCTGGTCGTTTATTACGCGAAGAGTAGCAAATGGATTTTTGGATCTTTGTTTTGCAAAGTCACCAGATTTGTATTCAATTTGAACTTGTACGGCAGTATCGGGTTCCTCACTTGCATTAGCATTTACAGGTACCTTGGAATTGTTCATCCTCTGAAAGTTATGGGACGAATTAACACTCGTCTTTCCGTGGCAATAAGTATCCTTGTCTGGCTATTGGTTATCATTCAAATCCTTCCTGACATGTTTTTTGAAAAGACCCCGAGGAATTCGACGGACAGCTGTTATGACACCACTTCAAAACATCTAACCAGGGATTACCTTCCATACAGCGCAAGCTGGACATTCACAGGATTTTGCGTTCCTTTGCTCATCATCTTGGGGTGTTACGGACACGTTGCCGTGGTGCTGGCCTCGAACGAAAACGTCGATGCGTTGCTGAAGCAGCGGTGCCTGAAACTCGTCGTTGTGCTCGTTGTGTTGTTTTCCGTTTGTTTCATCCCTTATCATATTTTGAGAAACCTTAATCTCATGACGCGGATAATGAAATACGACGGAACTTGTGAGGAAATATTTAAGCACATTTACGTCGCCTATCAAGTAAGCCGCGGTCTGGCGTGCATGAACAGTGCCATTAACCCGCTAATTTATTTACTGGTCAGTGATGACTTCCTCCCGCGCCTCAATGTGATCAGAAATCGTAAACGTAAACCCCGTGAGCCTGACTTCATCCCTATGACTATCAGagagaatgtgatctaa